One genomic segment of Gossypium arboreum isolate Shixiya-1 chromosome 3, ASM2569848v2, whole genome shotgun sequence includes these proteins:
- the LOC108483066 gene encoding uncharacterized protein LOC108483066, with protein sequence MILGSNSVRETHYDVLFVKEDASYEEIRASYRTAILNSHPDKLNSDHETGERFLRVQKAWEILSDPKSRTAYDSELRDLRQDVVASEDISLDDMIVEDAGEVMELYYQCRCGDNFSVDSLELNQMGYTLMRDGTGIFVRTPDALPASIVLPCGSCSLLVRLMINPDIKVPIDGYL encoded by the coding sequence ATGATTCTCGGAAGTAACTCTGTCCGAGAAACCCACTATGATGTTCTCTTTGTTAAGGAAGACGCGAGTTATGAAGAAATTCGTGCGAGTTATCGTACAGCTATCCTTAATTCTCATCCTGATAAGTTGAATTCTGACCATGAGACTGGAGAAAGATTTTTGAGAGTACAGAAGGCATGGGAAATCCTTAGTGACCCCAAGTCACGGACTGCCTATGATAGCGAGCTGCGAGATTTAAGACAGGATGTAGTGGCCTCAGAAGATATTAGCTTAGATGATATGATAGTTGAAGATGCCGGAGAGGTCATGGAGCTCTATTACCAGTGCCGGTGTGGTGATAACTTCTCGGTTGATTCTTTGGAGTTGAATCAAATGGGGTACACTTTAATGAGGGATGGGACTGGGATATTTGTAAGGACTCCTGATGCTTTACCAGCATCAATCGTTCTTCCTTGTGGCTCTTGTTCATTGCTTGTTCGGCTGATGATAAATCCAGATATTAAAGTTCCAATTGATGGGTATTTATGA